Within Caulobacter segnis, the genomic segment AATGAGGGTGATGGCGGCCATTTCGTCGTTCTTGTCCTGTATCTTCGGAGCCTGTCCGTTCCGATGGAGGCCATCAGAACGGATGAACAGGCTACGCTTCAATAGTCAGAGTGTGGCAGGCGCCGAAACCGCTCACACTTTCGGCTGCCACACTCGTCCGTCAGGCGATCTTATCGATCGACCGACACAGCTTCAACGCGTGGCGCGGTAAAGCTTTCCCAGAGCTTCTCTCCGGGCTTTGCGGCCCCAGGAAGGCGTGATTGGGGCGTGGATGCCCGTCTCTGTATCGAAAACCTGCGCCTCAACCTCACCTTAAGGTCTTGAGACCCATAGTGAGGGTTCCTGGACCATTAAGGTTTCCTGGGGCGAGTGGGGCATGAGCCAAGTCCATTACGAGCTTTTTGTCCGGCGGAAAGCCGGCGCGCAGTGGACGCTCGAGATCGCCTCGGAAAACCGCGCGCACGCGCTGCAGGTCGCCGAGGACGTCCTGGAACAGGGCCGGGCCGTCGCCGTCCGGGTCAGCAAGGAAACCCTCGACCCGTCGTCGGGCGAATACAAGTCCATCGCCATCTTCACCAAGGGCATGGTGGACGGCGGCAAGCCCAAGAAGGAGGTCGAGGAACGCGACCCCCTCTGCGTGCAGCCGGCCGACCTCTATACCGCCCACGCCCGTGACCGCATCGGCCGCCTGCTGGAAGGCTGGCTGAACCGGCACAAGGCCACCCCGTTCGAACTGTTGCACCGCCCCGACCTGGTCGAACAGCTCGAGGCGTCCGGCACCGACCTGCAGCACGCGCTGCAGAAGATCGCCATTCCGGAAGCCGAGGCGCGCGGCCAGACCGTGCACGAGGTCATCCGCCACTTCCAGGGCCTGGTCGAGCGCACCGTCGCCAACCTGATGAAGGCCTTCAAGCGGGGCGACCTGCCGGACCTCGACAAGGAAGGCTTCGCCAAGGCCGCCGAGCGCCTGGTCGCCGATCCGGACCGCGCCTTCCTGCTGGGCGCCGGCGTCGCCGCCTCGATCGCCCCGGCCGCCAACTGGTCGGAGAAGATCGCCCGCCTGCTGGACCTGGCCGACGCCGCGCCGCAAGACCCGCGCGCCCGCGCCGCCGCGCTGGCCGCCATCGAGCAGCCGCTGGCCGAGATCATTGGCTCGCGCGCCGGCATGGCCGACCTTCTCGACACCAAGGACGACCTGGGCTCGACCCTGGCGGCCATGACCCGCATGACCGGCGGCGCCGCCGTCGAGGCCCTGATCCGCATCGAGGCCAGCGTCCGCGGCTGCATGCCCGAGCTGTCGGGCACGGCGCGCCGTCTCAGCGAATGGCTGGGCGGCGACGATTTTCCCAGCGTCCGCAAGGCCATCGCCGAGCGCGTCCTGACCGAGCTGAACGGCGTGCGTCGCCTGAAGCCGGCCGACGCCGAGGCCGAGATCGAATATCTGCGCGCCCTGGCCATGAGCCTGACGGCCGCCGCCGGCCGTATCCTGCAGGCCGAGGACATCCAGGGCGCGTTCACCACGCGCTCCAAGACCCTGCTGAACGGCGACTTCATCGAGTCGCTGCTGGGCCGCGACCGCTCGGCCCACGAAGAGATCAAGATGCTGATCCGCCTGGCCGAGAACGTCATGGGCGCGGTCAACAAGCGCAACGCCGCCCGCTGGCTGAACGCCAATATCAGCGCCATGCGCTTCGAGAAGGAACTGCGCCAGGGCCCCGACTCGCCGGTCGCCAAGCTCAGTCACCTGGCCGTCCTCCAGCGTTCGCTGACCCGGTCGGGTCTGGTGTGCGAGGACTACCAGCCGCTTTGCGCCAAGCTGGGCGACATCGGCGCCCTGATCGAAGCCGACTCGCGCCTGCTGACCATGCTGGTCCGCGCGCCGGCGCCGTTGCCGCACCGCCTCACCCTGCTGGCCAAGCTGGCCATGGGCGAGGCCGGTCCGACCGGTCCGGTGGCCGAAAAGGCCCGGGTCGAGGCGCTGAAGCTGGCGCGGGATCCGGGCTCTCGCGAGCAGCTCCAGGACTCGCCCCAGACCATGGACCTGATCAAGACGCTGGTCGGCCAGGCGGCCTGAGTCGGGCGAAAGTCGCGCCCTACGGTCAAGTTTCCGCCGCCCCGGTCTCGACATTCGCGGGCGACTCGACTTCCCTTCGCTTGTCGGTTGAATCGGTCTGACCGGGCGGCGCGACGTCCTGACACTTCATATCGAGAGAACCACCATGTCGAAGAAGAGCGTGGGCGACCTGATCGCCATCGCGCGCGCGGGCGGCGGCTTCGAGCTGAGCGCCAATGATTACACCCCCGAGGAGCTGGAGGCGGTCGCCAACAAGCTGGTGAACGGCGCTCGGATGACCGTTCGCGACACCGGCGCCCTGGACGTCAAGGAGCTGGCCGCGATCGCCCAGTCCGGTCCGCCAGGCTCGGTCTTCCTGGTTTTCTGACGAACCCTTTGACTCTTCCCCGACGGCGCCCGGTAGCTTGAGATCCGGGCGGCCGTTGGGGCCGCCATCGCTCCGCCCTTCTGGAGATCGTCATGGCCGTGTTCACCGTCCTCTATCCCGCCAGCGACGGCGCGAAGTTCGACTACGCCTACTACGAGAACACGCACATCCCGCTGGCCAAGGCGGCGTTCACCGCCACCGGCCTGACGGGCGTTCAGATCCTGAAGGGCCTGGCCGGCGGGGGCGGCGCGCCGGCGCCTTACCTGGTCATCGTCAACCTGATCTTCCGCGACGCCGAGGCGCTGCAGGCGTCCCTGGGCGGCCCGCGCGGGGCCGAGGTGACGGCCGACGTCGCCAACTTCACCAACGTCCAGCCGATCGTCCAGATCAGCACGGAGGCGTAGGGCGGTGAACCTTTCCTCCCCTCTGGGGGGAGGTGGCCCAGAGGGCCGGAGGGGGCTAGCTCGGCATAGGCCGCATTAGCCCCCTCAGTCGGCTTCGCCGACAGCTCCCCCAAAAGGGGAGCAGAGTTCGCGACGGGTGGATTGCGGACAGTCCAGTCCCTGACCACCACGGCCCTTAGCGGACATGGCGATCAACCGATCGGCCAGCAAGCCGCCAAGGCTCCATGCGGGCGTTGTGAGCCTTCAGACCTGGGCCATGCCGCCATCCACGCACAGTTCCGCGCCGGCGATGTAGCTCGCCTCGTCGCTCAGCAGGAAAACGACGGCGGACGCGACTTCGTCGGGTCGACCAAGCCGACCGAGCGGGATGGGCGCAAGCAGCGCCGCTCGTTCCTCAGGACCCACCGCGGCCATCATCGCGGTGTCGGTCGGCCCGGGGCTGACGACATTTACGCGGATGCCTCGCGGCGCCAGCTCCGCGGTCCATGTCCGCGCATAGGAGCGAAGCGCCGCCTTCGAGGCGGAGTAGGAGCCCCGTGTGGGCACGCCAATCGTGTCGGCGATCGAGCCGATCAGGACGATAGATCCGCCAGCGCCCATGGCTTTCAGGGCGGCCCGCGCGGCCAGAACAGGGCCGCGAACATTCAGCGAAAAATGTCGGTCGAAGTTGTCGGCGCTTTCCTCGTCCAGTGAAGCCGGCTCCGAAATCCCGGCATTGAGAACGAGCGCGTCGATCCGCCCGAAGGCCTTTTGAACGGCGGAGACGGCGGCCTCGATCTCCTCCGGTTTGCCTGCGTCAGCCACCAGGCCGCGAACGCTCGGGCCAATCGACGCCGCGGCGGTGGTGACCTCCGAAGCATTGCGGCCTGTAATGGCGACGCTGGCGCCTTCCGCCGCGAGCCGCTCGGCAATGGACAGGCCGATGCCCTTCGCACCGCCCACGACCAGGGCGATCTTGTCCGTCATTCTCGCCATCGAAACCTCCAAGGTGATGATGGCGATCTAGATATAGCGCTTATATCTGGTATCAATTACGCACTTTGAGGTGAGTAGATATGGCCGACGATACCGACCTCGACATCGTGTCCGCCTGCGCGCTGCAGAATATGACGCTGGTGCGCCCGGTGCTTGATCGGATCGCGGACAAGTGGACGATCCTGATCCTGACGGTCCTTTGCCCCCGGCCCGCTCGCTTCAATGAGATCAAGAGGCGCGTGGGGTGCATCACACACAAGGCCTTGGCGGACGCTTTGAAGCGCCTCGAACGCAATGGGCTGGTGACCCGCACGGTGCTGCCAACCAGCCCCGTCGGCGTCGAATATGCGATTACGCCTCTTGGCCACTCGCTCCGGGTCCCCTTCGAGGCGCTCTGCGACTGGGCTGTCGCCAACGGGCCGAGCTTTCTGGAAAACACGAGTTCGCCAAGCGCCGACGCCGCATAGGCGCGGCCAGCGCGTGGCGATGTTGCCGGTCCGGGCGTCTGGCGCCCGAGCCCAGCTACCCCAAGACCGCCGCCAAGGCGTCGACCACCCGCTCGACGTCGCCGTCGGTCATCGCGGGATACAGCGGCAGGGTCAGGCAGCGGGCGTACCAGGCGTCGGCGCCGGGCAGGTCGGCCAGGCCTTGGCGGTTCACATAGTAGGGCTGGCGGTGCACCGGGATGTAGTGGACCTGGGTCCCGATCCCGCGCGCCTTCAGATCCTCGACGACCGCGCGGCGCGTGACGCCCAGGGCCTCGAAGTCGATCAGCACCGTCAACAGGTGCAGGGCCGGGTTCGAGTGCGCCGGGCTGGCGGCCAGGCGGGCGCGGGGCGCGCGTTCGGCCAGCAGCGTGGCGTACAGCGCGGTCAGCGCCCGCCGGCGCGCCACGAACCGGTCCAGCTTGGCCAGCTGCGACAAGCCCAGGGCGCACAGCACGTCGGGGATGCGGTAGTTGAAGCCCAGCTCGGGCATCTCGTACCACCACGGATCGCCGCCGGGCGGGCGGACCATGCCGTGCGAGCGCAACAGGCGGGCCCGGGCCGCGAGCGCGGCGTCGTTCGTGGTCAGCATGCCGCCCTCGCCGGTGGCCAGGGTCTTGACCGGGTGGAACGAGAAGCTGGCGAAACTGGAATAGGCGCCGTCGCCGACCGGATGTTCGACGTCGTCGAAGGTTCCGATCGAGCCCAGGGCGTGGGGGGCGTCCTCGACCAGAACCGCGCCGGCCGCCTCGGCCAGGGTCTTCAGCGCCGGCAGGTCGCAGACGTCGCCGCGCAGGTGGACGGGCAGCACCGCCCGAACCCGCCGGCCGTGCGCGTCGTCCAGGGCCTTCGCCAACGTCTCCGGGGTCATCAGGCCGCTGTCGGGATCGACGTCGGCGAACACCACCTCGGCTCCGACGTAGCGGGAGCAGTTGGCGGTGGCCAGGAAGGTGACCGAGGGCGCGATGCAGACATCGCCTCCACCGACCCCCAGCGCCAGCATCGCCAGGTGCAGGGTGGCCGTGCCGTTCGAGACGGCGACGGCGTGCCGGGCCCCGACCTTCGCGGCGAAGGCGGTCTCGAATGCCTCGACCGTCGGGCCGGTGGTCAGGAAGTCGCCGCGCAGGGCTTCCGCGACGGCGGCGACATCATCGTCCTCGATCGTCTGCCGGCCGTAGGGAAGAAAGGCCCCGCTCATCGCGCGGTCTTCTCCTCCAGCATGGCCAGCAGGCCCTCGGGCGAAAGCCAGTCGTGGTTGTTGTCGCTGCTGTACGAGAAGTCCTCGGCCACCGGCTTGGCGCCGTCGGCGGCGGCGTAGGGCGTGCGGCCGAACTCGGCGAAGTTGGGCTCGATGGCGAAGCGGTCCTCGAACTCGACGGTCGAGCGCGCGTCGTCGGCGCTGATCATGATCTCGTGCAGCTTTTCGCCGGGACGGATGCCGATCACCTTTATGCCGGCGTCCGGCGACATGGCCTTGACCAGGTCGGGCATGGCCATGGAGGGGATCTTGGGCACGAAGATCTCGCCGCCGCGCATCAGGGTCAGCGACGACAGCACGAAGTCGACGCCCTCGTTCAGGGTGATCCAGAAGCGGGTCATGCGCGGATCGGTGACCGGCAGCTCGGTCGCGCCATTGGCCAGCAGCCGGCGGTACAGCGGCACCACGCTGCCGCGCGAGCCGACGACGTTGCCATAGCGCACGACGCAGAAGCGCGTGCCGATGTCGCCCGACAGGTTGTTGGCCGCCACGAAGGTCTTGTCCGAGGCCAGCTTGGTGGCGCCATAGAGGTTGGTCGGGTTGCAGGCCTTGTCGGTCGACAGGGCCACCACCTGCTTCACGTGGTTGGTCAGGCTGGCCCAGACCACGTTCTCGGCGCCCAGCACGTTGGTGTGGATGCATTCGGACGGATTGTATTCGGCCGCCGGCACCTGCTTGAGGGCCGCGGCGTGGATGACGATGTCGACGCCGCGCAGGGCCAGGGTCAGGCGCTCGCGGTCGCGGACGTCGCCCAGGAAGAAGCGCATCTTGCTGACGGTCTTGTCGTCGAACTGCTCGCGCAGCTCGATCTGCATGTCGCTCTGCTTCAATTCGTCGCGGGAATAGACGATGACCTTCCGCGGGTCATAGCGGCGCAGCACGGTCTCGATGAAGCGCCGGCCGAACGAGCCGGTCCCGCCGGTGATCAGGATCACCTTGCCGTCCAGATCGAGGGATTTGGGGGAGAAACGGCCCAAGGTCAGCCTCCTGCGACGTTCACCGGCTTCCAGGTCCAAGAGGGGCTCGGCGACGAATCGTGGTTAACGCCCCTTGATGCGCGCAGAGGCGTAAAGAGGACGTCAACCGCCTCGCGGTAGCAAGGTGGCATGCGCCGCCATCGTCTCCTTTCGATCGCCCTGGCCGCCGCCCTCGTCGGCGGTCCGCTGGCCGTGCCCGCTCCCGCCTTCGCCTCCTCGCACGGCAAGGAGGAGCAGAAGGCGCCGCCGACCTATTTCCAGCTGGATCCGATCAACGCGGTGGTCCTGCGCC encodes:
- a CDS encoding EthD family reductase → MAVFTVLYPASDGAKFDYAYYENTHIPLAKAAFTATGLTGVQILKGLAGGGGAPAPYLVIVNLIFRDAEALQASLGGPRGAEVTADVANFTNVQPIVQISTEA
- a CDS encoding SDR family NAD(P)-dependent oxidoreductase, yielding MTDKIALVVGGAKGIGLSIAERLAAEGASVAITGRNASEVTTAAASIGPSVRGLVADAGKPEEIEAAVSAVQKAFGRIDALVLNAGISEPASLDEESADNFDRHFSLNVRGPVLAARAALKAMGAGGSIVLIGSIADTIGVPTRGSYSASKAALRSYARTWTAELAPRGIRVNVVSPGPTDTAMMAAVGPEERAALLAPIPLGRLGRPDEVASAVVFLLSDEASYIAGAELCVDGGMAQV
- a CDS encoding winged helix-turn-helix transcriptional regulator codes for the protein MADDTDLDIVSACALQNMTLVRPVLDRIADKWTILILTVLCPRPARFNEIKRRVGCITHKALADALKRLERNGLVTRTVLPTSPVGVEYAITPLGHSLRVPFEALCDWAVANGPSFLENTSSPSADAA
- the pseC gene encoding UDP-4-amino-4,6-dideoxy-N-acetyl-beta-L-altrosamine transaminase; translation: MSGAFLPYGRQTIEDDDVAAVAEALRGDFLTTGPTVEAFETAFAAKVGARHAVAVSNGTATLHLAMLALGVGGGDVCIAPSVTFLATANCSRYVGAEVVFADVDPDSGLMTPETLAKALDDAHGRRVRAVLPVHLRGDVCDLPALKTLAEAAGAVLVEDAPHALGSIGTFDDVEHPVGDGAYSSFASFSFHPVKTLATGEGGMLTTNDAALAARARLLRSHGMVRPPGGDPWWYEMPELGFNYRIPDVLCALGLSQLAKLDRFVARRRALTALYATLLAERAPRARLAASPAHSNPALHLLTVLIDFEALGVTRRAVVEDLKARGIGTQVHYIPVHRQPYYVNRQGLADLPGADAWYARCLTLPLYPAMTDGDVERVVDALAAVLG
- the pseB gene encoding UDP-N-acetylglucosamine 4,6-dehydratase (inverting), coding for MGRFSPKSLDLDGKVILITGGTGSFGRRFIETVLRRYDPRKVIVYSRDELKQSDMQIELREQFDDKTVSKMRFFLGDVRDRERLTLALRGVDIVIHAAALKQVPAAEYNPSECIHTNVLGAENVVWASLTNHVKQVVALSTDKACNPTNLYGATKLASDKTFVAANNLSGDIGTRFCVVRYGNVVGSRGSVVPLYRRLLANGATELPVTDPRMTRFWITLNEGVDFVLSSLTLMRGGEIFVPKIPSMAMPDLVKAMSPDAGIKVIGIRPGEKLHEIMISADDARSTVEFEDRFAIEPNFAEFGRTPYAAADGAKPVAEDFSYSSDNNHDWLSPEGLLAMLEEKTAR